The nucleotide sequence CCTATCGCTTATAAAAAGCTATAGTTTTTTAATAGCATTAATGAGAATATCTACATTTTCTGGTTTAGTAGCCCAAGAAGTGATAAGACGTATGGCAGTATGGGTTTCATCGACTTTCTTCCATATATAAAAATCGAATTGCCTTTGGAGAAGAGCTACTTGCTCATTAGTGAGAATAGGGAACACCTGATTAGTAGGAGTATGCGACAAGAAGTGTACTCCTTTTTCTATAAAAGCGTCTTGAATACGTTTAGCTTGAGCATTTGCGTGAAGAGCTAATTCATTAAATAAATTATTTTGGAAAAGCTCCAAGAACTGTATGCCTAGAAACCTTCCTTTGGCAAGTAAAGCCCCTTTTTGTTTGATATGGTACTCAAAGCCCAATTGAAGTTCAGGATTGTTTAAAACAATTGCTTCTCCCATTATTGCCCCATTTTTAGTAGCTCCTATATAGAAAGCATCGGTATAACGAGCTAAATCTTCCCAAGTAATATCATTGCCAGAAGCATTGAGAGCGTGAGCTAAACGCGCTCCATCGATATAGAGTAAGAGATTCAGTTCTTGACACAGGTGGTACAAATCTTTTAATTCTTGAAGCGTATAGATAGAGCCTAATTCAGTAGCATTAGAAATGTATACTAATCGGGGCACTACTTGATGAGGAAAATTGGTGTAACAAGTTGCTACTTCACGAATATCATCAAGTTGTATTTTGCCATCTATTGCAGGGGTTATGTGTATTTTATGTCCGGTAGCCTCGATAGCACCTGTTTCGCTATCGCAAATATGAGAGGTTTCGCAAGTAATAACGCTTTCATAAGGACGTAACATTGCTCCTAATGCTAAGAGATTGGCTTGTGTACCTCCGCTTACGAAATATATTTTACTTTGAGGATTATTTAGTTTTTCGGCAATAAGAGCTTTTGCTTTAGTAGTATAAGTATCGCAACCATATCCTTGTTGTTGTTCGAGGTTGCTTTCTAACATTCGGTTTAAAATAGAAGGGTGAGCCCCTTCGGAATAGTCGTTTTTAAATGATATTTTCATAGTTTGTTCAAAGGTAATAGAAAGCTACTATTACGAATTCAGAATGCAAAAGTAAAACTTTTTTATGTAAGAACGTTGTGAATATGAAAAAATTTATTACTTTTGCGCCCGAATTAATAACGAGGTCGTGAACCTCACTAATTAAATTTTTTATGCCAGTAAAAATTAGATTACAACGTCACGGAAAAAAAGGCAAGCCTTTCTATTGGATTGTAGCTGCTAATTCACGTGCAAAAAGAGATGGTAAATTCCTTGAAAAATTAGGAACTTACAATCCTGTTAGCAATCCTGCTCAGATTGAAATAGATGTAGATGCAGCTGTAAAATGGTTGAAAAACGGAGCACAACCTAGCGACACAGCACGTCGTATTCTTTCTTACAAAGGGGTATTGCTTAAATACCACTTGCTTGGTGGAGTTGCCAAAGGAGCTTTGACCGAAGAACAAGCAGAGGCTAAGTTCAATGCTTGGATAGAAGAGAAAGCTAACAAAGTATCTACAAAAGAGCAAAAATTAGCTAAAGAGAAAGCAGAAGCAAAAGCAAAGGCTTTGGACGCTGAAAAAGAAGCTAATGAGAAACGCAAGAACGCCGCTGTAGCCAAAGCTACCGAAGCAACAGTTGAAGCAACTGAAGAGGTTACAGAAGCTACGGAAGCCCCAGAAGCTGAAGCTCCTGCTGAAGAAAATAACGAAACTGAGGCATAACCCTATGACTTTAAAAGATTGTTTTTATATAGGAACAATTGTGTCGAAGTTTAGTTTTAAGGGCGAGGTGCTAATTAAGTTAGATTCCGACGACCCTGAAATGTATGAAGAAATGGAATCAGTATTTATTGCCTTAGGCAATAATCTGGTTCCTTTTTTTATTGAAAAGAGCACTTTACACAAGTCGGATTTATTGCGCGTGAAGTTTGAAGAGATAGAAACTGAGGCTGATGCAGAAGCTCTACTGAGACACAAAATATATTTACCTCTTGCGGTATTGCCTAAACTATCGGGGAATAAGTTTTATTACCACGAAGTGATAGGGTTTCAGGTGGAAGATGTGCACTACGGAGTAGTAGGGAAAATAGTTGGAATAAACGACAGTACTTCTCAAGCGTTATTTGAAATTGAGAATGAGAACGGAAATGAGATACTTATTCCTATGGCTGATGAGTTTATTGAGAAGATAGATAGAGCCCACAAGAAAATTATTGTAAAAACCCCAGAAGGGCTTATTGATTTGTATTTAGAAAATTAAGTACAAACATAAAATAAAACAAGGTTATCAAAAGCTGTTTTGATAACCTTGTTTTATTTTTATCTTAATAAGAGAAAAACTACGGATTATGCTTCTTCAACAAGGGAAGAAAGAAAAATGAAAGGCTACCCAATAAGAGCGTCATAGCAAATTGTGACGTCCATACAATCCAACCAAAGGCTGTACCCACAGGAGTAGCTACTCCAAACAAAAATAGTACTTCGGCAATAAAAAAGGGATAAGAACCAAAGCCTGCATTGGTAAAAGTCATTGCAAAACTACCCACCACAAAGGCTGTAAGCACATTAGGCAAACTGATACGTGCGGTTTCGGGGAGAGCAAAAAACGGAATATAGAACATCAAAAAGTACATTGCCCAAATGAAAAGAGTATGAAAAAGAAATAGTGTTCTATGTTTTATTTTTACGACTGATAGGATTCCTTCCTTTATTCCGTTTAAAAAGACTTTTACCTTGATAAAAAAAGGTTTATCGGAAGCGTAAATGAAATACAAAAAAACTATAAACGAAAAACCTCCTATACCCATCAACCACACTAGTTTTTGAAAAGGGATTTTGGAAAGAAGAAAGTTGCTTATAACCTCGAATTGGAGAATGAAAGCGAGCATAGTGAATAGGAAAAGTAAAAGCAGGTCGATAATTCGTTCGGAGATGATAGTGCCTAATGATTTCTCGAAAGGGACTCCGTCGTAATTGCTTACTACTAAGGCACGAGAGACCTCGCCTGAACGCGGTATGGTTACATTCACCAAATAACCAATGAACACAGCCATTGCTCTATGTAAAAAAGCAGTGCGATAACCCAGAGGTTTTAGCAACAAATGCCAACGTATAGCCCGAGAAAGATCGCTTAAAAATCCTAAAAAAACAGCCAAAATGATATAGAAGTAATCGGCGTTTAGGAATGTGTGTTTTATTTGGACAAATTGCTCTTCGTTAAATTGGCGATAAGCATACCAACACAAGAAAACGCCTACAAATATCGGAAAGGCTATCTTTAAGAACTTTTTCATTCGATTAGGTTAGTTGTTTCATTAGGGAAGATAATAGAAGGCTTAAAAGTTTTAGCTTCTTCAAAATCCATTAAAGCGTACGATATGATGATGATGATATCACCTTTTTGTACTTTACGAGCAGCAGGGCCATTCAGTACAATAGCACCTGATTTTCTTTTTCCTTTAATAATATAAGTTTCGAAGCGTTCGCCATTATTAACATCTACAATCGACACCTTTTCTCCCTCAATCATTTGAGCTGCTTCCAACAAATCTTCGTCAATGGTAATGCTTCCGATATAATCTAAATCGGCTCCTGTAACCTTAACGCGGTGAATTTTAGATTTTAATACTTCTATTTGCATATTTATATTTGTATTGTTTTAAAAAACGGCGCAAATGTACGTTAAAAAATTGAAAACAGTGTAAGAAAGAAAAAAATTATGCTTACCTCTGCCCTACCCTTAGCCTATACAAACCTTGGACGATTGTTATACAAAGAGTATTTATAAGTTTAATATTCAACATCTTAAAGAATAGTAATTTTATATAAATGAGGTTGTCATTCTCAGTTTTTAGTTAGAAAGATTTATTTTGCATAAATTACAATAGAAAAAAAATAGAAAGAAAGTGCTTGTTTACTAAAAAATATTCTTATCTTTGCCACCTAATTATATTTTACAAATGATGATGAAAAAACTATTTATTTTGTCGTTAGCCGCAATAGGCTTTGTAGCTTGTAGTAAACGAGCTGATTATATAGTGCTTTCAGGAAAAGTAGAAGGCACTAATGGGATTCCTTTGGAGCTGAAGATAATAGGTGGTGAAGTAGACCAGCCATTGCATATCAAACCCGATGGTACTTTTCAAGACACGCTTCGCGTACCTTCTAATTACTATACTATTTTCAATCCTCAGGGAATAGAAATTCCGTTGTATTTGGAGCAAGGAGACGAACTTGGGGTTAATATCGACCTCACTAAGATGCCTTTAGAAATAAAGTTCTCGGGCAAAGATACGCTTGCAAATGCTTATTTGCACAAGAAAGCTGACCTTACAATGGAAATTCAGAAAAGTGGTGGTATGCAACAACTTTTAGTTAAAGCACCTGCAGAATTTAAAACAGCCGTAAATGAGTATAGCAAAAAGTATACTGACCTTTTGAAAAACACTAAGAACCTCTCTAAAGACTTCGTCAAAAAAGAGGAAAAGGCTATTAACTACGAAATGCTTTACCTAAAATCTATTTACCAAAATGCGCACCAAAAACTTACTCAAGAAGAGGTAACACTTCCTAAAGAGTTTGCTGATGAGCTCGCTAAGATAGATTATGACATCGCTGAAGATTATAATACCTACAGAGCTTACAAAGAATTAGTTACTAATAAACTATTCGATAAGTTTCAAGATAACGAAAACGACGAAAACCCTTGGGGTAAACTCATCGCACACGTAAAAGGTCTGAAATCTAAAAACATTAAAGCAGACCTTACTCGTTATTTTATCAGTGGAGTTTCAGTAGCTAACACTCCTGAAGAAAATGCTGAACTCATCAAAAGTATCAAAGAAAACGTGAAAGACACTGCCGCCTTAAAAGAGTTAGACAGACGTATAGCGGTACTTGAAAGGCTAAAACCTGGTACAGATTTTCCTCCTTTTACAGCTGAAGATTTGAATGGCAAACCAGTATCTTATGAAAGTCTTAAAGACAAATTACTTTACATCGACGTTTGGGCAACTTGGTGTAAACCTTGTATAAAAGAAATACCAAGTATGAAAGCTTTGCAAGAAGCATACAAAGGCAAACCCGTTACTTTTGTAAGTATTTCAGTAGACCAAGACAAAGAGGCTTGGAAAGCTGCCGTACAACGTGAGAAGCTAAGTGGTATCCAACTATATACTAACCTAAGTATGAACCGCGATTTCATAGATAACTACGATCTAAGCGGTATCCCTCGTTTTATGTTAGTAAAGAATGGTAAAATCATTAGCATTAGTGCACCTAAACCATCAGATGCTAAGGTAAAAGAACTTATCAACGCGAATTTATAACAAATACTTTTTTCATATTGAACAACTTTGCTAAAGCCATACAGACTTTAGCAAAGTTTTTTTGCTAATTATCTCATCGACAAATCGACAAATTAACTATGGCTCAATCTCTCATTTTTGAAGAATACGACCTCTCTAATGGACTACACGTGATTCTTCACCGAGATAACTCAGCTCCTGTGGTTACCATAGGAGTAATGTATCACGTAGGTGCCAAAGACGAAGACCCTACCCGCACTGGCTTTTCCCACTTCTTTGAGCATCTCCTTTTTGAAGGCACTCAGCATATAGCACGTGGCAAATGGTTTGATATTGTATCGGCAAATGGCGGACATAACAATGCTTTCACTACGCAGGATAAAACTTATTATTATGAAGTCTTCCCGTCTAACAATTTGCAATTAGGCTTGTGGATGGAATCCGAACGTATGTTGCACCCTGTTATTAATGAGATTGGAGTAAGGACTCAAAATTCAGTGGTAAAAGAAGAGAAAAACCAACGTATAGACAATACACCTTACGGCAGGATAATGTACCGCTCGGCTATCAATCCGTACCTTTTTAAAAAACACCCTTATTCGGGAACAGTAATTGGAAAAGTGGAACATTTAGACGCTGCAAGCTTAGAGGAGTTTATCGCATTTAAGAAGAAGTTCTACAACCCTAACAACGCTGTACTGGTGGTGGCAGGCGATTTCGATACGGTACCGACCAAAGAATGGATAGAACAATACTTTGCGACCATTCCTAATACGGGTGATGCTATACAGCGTATCAAAATAGAAGAAGCTCCTATCACTGAAACTATTGAGGTAACCGAATACGACCCTAATATACAAATCCCACTGAAACTATATGCCTATCGCACTCCTGCAATGACGAACAAAGATTCGTTTACTATCGACTTGCTTTCTAACATTCTCACCGACGGAAAGAGTGCTCGCCTCTACAAAAAGATGATAGACGAGCATCAAACAGCTTTGCAGGTATTGGCTTTTTCGGACGCTCAAGAAGATTATGGCGTTTATATAATGGGAGCACTCCCTATGGACGGTGTGAGTTTGGAAACTTTGGCACAAGAAATGGACGAAGAAATTACAAGACTACAAACCGAACTCATCAGTGAGCGAGAATATGAAAAGTTACAAAACCAGATAGAGGCTAACTTTGTGTCTCAAAATAGCCATATGGAAGGAATTGCCCTCTCTTTGGCAGACAACTATACTTTCTACAAAGACACTAACCTTATTAACAAGGCTATAGACCACTATCGCGCTATTACCCGAGAGGATATCAGAGAGGCTGCACGCAAGTATTTGGACAAAAACCAACGTTTAGACCTCAATTATTTACCTTCAAATCTATAAGTAAACAAAAATGACACATATAGACCGCTCTATACAACCCACCCCAGGAGCTGCTCCTATCATTAATTTAGGGACACCTGTTACTCATACCCTCCCGAACGGACTCACTCTCCTTATTGTGGAGAACCATAAACTTCCTCAAGTGGGAATTCGTCTTTCGTTAGACGAATGTCCGGAATTAGAAAAAGAAAAGAAAGGGATTTCTGACCTTATTTCGCTAATGGCGGGCAATGGCTCTACCTCTATCAGTAAAGACGATTTTAATGAGGAAATAGACTATCTCGCGGCGACTCTCTCTATCGCTTCTAATGGCGTTTATGCCCAAGTACTCTCTAAGTATTTCCCGCGTGTGTTGGCTCTCATTGCCGATGCTGCCCTGCACCCTAACTTCACCGGAGAGGATATGGAAAAAGAAAAAGCACGCATTATCCAAAGTATTCGTGCCAATGAGAGTAATGCCGAAGTGATTATGAAGCGCGTACAGCAAACCTTGCGCTACAGTACGGCTCACCCTTACGGCGAATACATTACCGAAGCTCACATCGCTGCTCTCACCTTAGACGATGTAACTAACTATTACCGCAAACGTTTTGTACCTAACAACGCCTATTTGGTTGTTACAGGTGATGTAAACCCCGAAGAGGTAATTACTTTGGTAAACGAACATTTCGCTAATTGGCAACCTTTTTCAGAAGAAGCTCCTGCCTTATATATTCCTGAGAATGTAAGTGAAACACAAATCAACTTTATAGACTTACCCAGCGCGGTACAATCGGAAATAAGGGTTACGAACCTCATCGACCTAAAAATGTCGCACCCTGATTACTTCCCTCTATTGGTAGCTAACAGTATTTTAGGTGGAGATTTTGGCAGTTATATCAATATGAATTTGCGGGAAGAACACGGCTATACTTATGGAGCTTTTTCTACTTTCAAAACGGATAAATGGACAAAAGGCAATTTCAGCATCAAGACCAAAGTAGGGAATGCCGTAACAGCACCTGCTATTAGGGAGATACTCAAAGAAGTGAAGCGCATACAAACTAGTGTAGTGAGTGAAGAAAAGTTGGCACAAGCCAAAGCACAGTACTTGGGTCAGTTTGTACTGGCTACCGAGCGTCCGCAGACAATTGCGAATTACGCTATCAATATAAAAGTGCGCAACCTACCCGAAGATTTTTACAAGAACTATATTGCGAACATCAATGCAGTAACCAAAGAAGACGTACAGCGAGTTGCTAATAGCTATTTCCTATTAGAAAACTTCAGAATCATCATTGTAGGCAAAGGTAGTGAGATAGCAAGAGAGCTTGAAAATATTAGCTTTGACGGGAAAAAAATCTCTGTGAAGTATTTTGATAAGTATGGGGAAGCAATTTAGTGAAAAATGAAGCGTTAAAGATACGAGTCGCACAGGCAGGTGCGAGCCGCACGGGCAGTCGTAGCACGACAGGCAAATAAAGAAAAGACAAAGGTAACCTCCCCCTACCCCCTCAAAGAGGGGGAACTGTAGCGACGCAAAGACGAACAAATGACGGTGCGAGCCGCACGGGCAGATAGAGAAAAGACGAACAATGAACGAACAATGAACGAACAATGAACGAACAATGAACGAACAATGAACGAACAATGAACGAACAAAAGACGAACAAAAGACGAACAATGAACGAAGAAAGGGAACATTTAAACCAAATATAAGTCGAAGATAAGTAGTGAAAAACACGAAGTAATTTTGGTTATTTGAACTAAAAAATATAAGTTTTATTTTGAAGATATATGAGAAAATCGTATCTTTGCCGTCAATTATGACATAATGAGTAATTCTGAAAACTAAAATTAATTATATTAAAGAATGGCACATAACATTAAAAAAGGCGTAATTCTTGGAAAAGAAGTACAAGAAGTATTCAAATACGCTAAAGAAAAAGGCTTTGCTCTTCCTGCAGCCAACGTTATCAGTTCAAACTCTATCAACGCTGCATTAGAAACTTCAGTAGCTGTAAATGCCCCAATGATTATCCAATTTTCTAACGGTGGTGCTCAGTTTATGGCTGGTAAAGGATTGAATAACGACAACCAACGCGCTTCAGTTCTCGGAGCGGTAGCAGGTGCTAAACACGTTCACCAATTGGCAGAAGCCTATGGAGCATCTATCATTTTGCACACTGACCACTGCGCTAAAAAATTACTTCCTTGGCTTGACGGTATGCTTGAAGCATCAGAAAAACACTTCAAAGAAACAGGTAAACCATTGTTCAGTTCTCATATGATTGACCTATCGGAAGAGCCTATCAAAGAAAATATTGAAACTTGCAAACGTTATCTTGAACGTATGAGCAAAATGGATATGACTTTGGAAATAGAACTCGGTATGACCGGTGGTGAAGAAGACGGGGTAGACAACTCACACGTAGATAGTAGCAGGCTCTTCACACAACCAGAAGACGTAGCTTACGCTTACGAAGAACTTTCTAAAATTAGCTCACAATTCACCATTGCAGCTGCTTTTGGTAACGTTCACGGGGTGTACAAACCTGGCAATGTGAAATTGACACCAAAAATTTTAAGAAATTCACAAGACTACGTTTCAAAGAAATACAATTTGCCTCACAACGCACTTGACCTCGTATTCCACGGAGGTTCAGGCTCTACCCTCGAAGAAATCCGCGAGGCTATTTCTTATGGTGTAATCAAAATGAATATTGATACTGACTTGCAATACGCTTTCACTGAAGGTGTTCGCGACTATATGAAAGCTAAATCAGCTTACTTGCAAGGACAAATAGGTAACCCAGAAGGTCCCGAAGCGCCTAACAAGAAATACTACGACCCACGCGTATGGCTTCGTGAAGGCGAAAAGACATTTGTTACTCGTTTGAAAAAAGCGTTTGAAGACCTTAACAACGTAAATACTTTATAGTAGTATTTACCTACCTGATAACTTTGCCAAGAAGCTACAGCAACCTCTGCCAATAGACTTTTTGGCAAAGTTTTTGATATATGAACACAAACATTTTTAATTAAACATATGGGATATAATTCAAATTACGACAGCTACAACACTAACTATCAATCACCTCAAATAGTAAGCTATGCTACTAATGAGGCACAAGCTACCTTTTACCGCAAAACTTACTCACACGTAGCAATGGCACTTTTAGCATTTATAGCTGTAGAAGCTATTTTGCTAAATGTAGTACCAGAAAGCCTTATCATCTCTATGGTAAGTGGCAAATGGGTATGGCTATTGATTTTGGGAGGCTTTTGGTTAGGCTCAATCCTTGCCAGCAAATGGACGCAAGCACAAGATAAGAATACCCAATATATGGGCTTAGGGCTTTATGTGTTACTTGAAGCTGTTATCTTTATGCCAATAATCTTTTTGGCGATGTACTTTACTGATGGTACGGCTATCCTTTCGCAAGCCGGTATTATTACACTTGCTTTATTTGGCGGACTTACAGCGGTGGTATTCCTCACCCGTGTAGACTTTTCGTTCTTGCGTAGTATATTGGTAATAGGAGGTTTTGTAGCCTTAGGACTTATTGTGGCAGGAGCTATCTTTGGTTTCGATTTAGGACTTTGGTTCTCAGTAGCAATGGTTGCTTTGGCAGCAGGTGGTATACTATATGAAACTTACAACATCAAAAATGTATACAGCACAGACCAATACGTAGGGGCTGCTTTGCAGTTGTTCTCTTCTATTATGCTACTTTTCTGGTATATATTGAGAATACTTATGTCGAGAAGAGACTAATCTGTTCTCCTAAAATATTAAAATAATAAGTTCCATCATTGAGTACAATGAGATTAGTACTCTTGATGGAACTCTTTTATTATATGAGGTTATATGAGGGATTATGTTAGCTTGTCTTCTTATAATTCCAAATAGCCCAACTATTAAGTAGCACAGCAAATCCTACAAGATACAAAAACTCTATGTGTAACTGCTCAAAACTACTGCCTTTGAGCACAATTAAGCGGACAGCATTCACAAAATGGGTTACCGGAATAGCATTACTCACCTGTTGACTCCAAGCAGGCATACTGTCTACACTGGTGAGGAAGCCGCTCATCAGTAGGAATATCATTATAAAGAAATAGGCGATGAACATAGCCTGCAACTGTGAATCGGCATAGGTGGAGACCAGCAATCCGAAGCCGAGAATCGCAATGAGATACATTGTAGCAAAGGCATACAAGGTGAGTAGATTTCCTGCGGGGAAGATACCATAGATTACATACATCACCGTAAGCCCCAAGGTGAAGAGGATTAACCCTACTACTAAAAAGGGTATAAGCTTTCCTAATATAAATTGCCACTTCTTGATAGGCGTTACATTTATCTGCTCGATAGTGCCTATTTCCTTTTCTTTGACTACATTGAGTGCTGAAAGAAACCCCCCGATAATGGTGAGCAATATAGCTAAAATACCTGGAACAATGTAGCGCGTATATTGCATATAGGGGTTGTACCAATGGGTACTCTCCACCCCGATTTTGGCTACATTACCTATGCGCTGAGGGGCTTTTACATTTACATCGAGCTGAGTGTTGAAGTCGCGTATTACCGAAAGCAAATACGCCCCTCCTAAGGACGATTTGCTCCCATTAATCGCATCGATAGAGAGACCGAGTGTCTGCTTTCCTTCGCGTACGAGGTTGCGCTCAAAACCTTCGGGTACTTCCAAAACTACATCAGCTTTACCGTCTTCTATCAGGGCGATGCCTTCTTTGTAAGAGAAAGGAGCCTCTACGAGTTTAAAGTAACCCGAGGCAGTAATCTTCTGTATCAGTTGGTGAGAATAGGTACTTTGGTCGTGATCGATATACACAAGGTTGATGTTCTTCACATCGAAATTGGCAACTAAGGGCAATATAATCAGCTGCATCATAGGCGCCACAAGCATCATTGCCAAGATGGTCTTATCTCGGAATATCTGCTTAAATTCTTTTTGGAGTATAAAGCTTAATACTTTCATTTCTTCTTTATTGTAATCTAATCTTAAACTTCTTCATTGCAAGGCTTAAGAAAATTACCGCCATTGCTATTAATATCAGCGTTTCTTTCCATACGTAAGTGAAATCCAATCCTTTGAGCATTACTTTCTTTACGATAGCGTAGTAGTAACTAGAGGGGAAGACTTTGGATATTCCTTGAAAAACAAGGGGCATATTCTCTATGGGGAACATAAAGCCGGTAAAGAAAGCCGTAGGGAGCATCATTCCCATCATAGCGATGAGCATAGCCGTTTGCTGTGAGGCGGTAACGGTGGATATGAGTAGCCCCAACGACAAACAGATGATGATAAACAAGGTGCTCTCGGCGTAAAGCAACAGCAAATTGCCACGTATCGGGACATCGAGCATATAGACCGATAGCAGGAGTATCACGGTGAAGTTGATGAGCGAGAGAATAAGGTAAGGAACGGCTTTAGCAATGAGTATCATTATAGGTTTGAAAGGCGATACCAAAAGGATTTCCATAGTACCCAACTCTTTTTCACGCACTACCGCTACCGAGGTGAGGGCAGTGCTCACTATCATAAAGACGAGCGCAATCACCCCAGGGACGAAGTTCATAGAGCCATTTTGCTCCTCGTTGTACAGCATTCGGTTTTCAACGGTTATCTGGTAGGGTAGTTGCACAGCAGGGTTCAGCTCTTGCTGATAGCTCGCTACCATAGCCGAAAGGTAGTTCTGCACTGTTTTAGCCGTATTGGGGTCGCTCCCATCGGTGATGAGTTGTAGCGAGGTACCACTGGAGGTGTAGAGATCTTTGCCGAAATCGGGAGGGAAGATGAGCGCCGCTTTTATGGTGCCACGCTTGAATTGGTCTTCTACTTGGTCGTAACGGAACAGAGGCTCTTTCAGCTTAAAATACGGACTTGCCTGCAAGCGGTGTGTGATTTCTTGGCTATAAGTGTTGTTTGCCTCATCTAATACAGCGATACCAATATTCTTGACTTCGCTGCTGAGGGCTTGACCGAAAAGGATAATCTGCGCTATGGGGATACCGAAGAGTATCAGTAGCGTGCGACGGTCGCGGAATACGTGATAGAATTCCTTGCGTATAAAGGCGATGAGCTGTTTCATATTAATAGGTGGGCGAATTGCCATTTAATAGGTAGGCGAATTGCCATTCGCCCCTACGGGGTTATTCATTACGTTTTGCTTTACGGGCGAGTTGGTAGAACACCTCGTCCATTGAATGAGTGTTAAACTGTGATTTAAGGTGGGTGGGCGTATCCATTGCTTCTACTTTGCCGTCTACCATTATGCTGATGCGGTGGCAGTATTCGGCTTCGTCCATATAGTGGGTGGTAACGAATACGGTGATGCCCTGTGCGGAGGCTTCGTATATCATATCCCAGAACTGTCGGCGCGTTATCGGGTCTACGCCACCGGTGGGCTCGTCTAAGAACACGATTTCGGGACGGTGAAAGATAGCCACCGAGAAGGCGAGCTTCTGTTTCCAGCCCAGTGGTAGCGAACCTACGAGTTTATTGGCTTCAGCCTCCAAGCCGAGCTTGGTGATAAGGTCGGTACTGCGGGTTTTGATTTCCTTGCGACTCAAGCCATAGACACCTCCGTAGAAGGTGATGTTTTCCTGCACGGTGAGGTTGTCATACAGCGAAAACTTCTGACTCAT is from Capnocytophaga ochracea DSM 7271 and encodes:
- a CDS encoding M16 family metallopeptidase; protein product: MTHIDRSIQPTPGAAPIINLGTPVTHTLPNGLTLLIVENHKLPQVGIRLSLDECPELEKEKKGISDLISLMAGNGSTSISKDDFNEEIDYLAATLSIASNGVYAQVLSKYFPRVLALIADAALHPNFTGEDMEKEKARIIQSIRANESNAEVIMKRVQQTLRYSTAHPYGEYITEAHIAALTLDDVTNYYRKRFVPNNAYLVVTGDVNPEEVITLVNEHFANWQPFSEEAPALYIPENVSETQINFIDLPSAVQSEIRVTNLIDLKMSHPDYFPLLVANSILGGDFGSYINMNLREEHGYTYGAFSTFKTDKWTKGNFSIKTKVGNAVTAPAIREILKEVKRIQTSVVSEEKLAQAKAQYLGQFVLATERPQTIANYAINIKVRNLPEDFYKNYIANINAVTKEDVQRVANSYFLLENFRIIIVGKGSEIARELENISFDGKKISVKYFDKYGEAI
- the fbaA gene encoding class II fructose-bisphosphate aldolase, whose amino-acid sequence is MAHNIKKGVILGKEVQEVFKYAKEKGFALPAANVISSNSINAALETSVAVNAPMIIQFSNGGAQFMAGKGLNNDNQRASVLGAVAGAKHVHQLAEAYGASIILHTDHCAKKLLPWLDGMLEASEKHFKETGKPLFSSHMIDLSEEPIKENIETCKRYLERMSKMDMTLEIELGMTGGEEDGVDNSHVDSSRLFTQPEDVAYAYEELSKISSQFTIAAAFGNVHGVYKPGNVKLTPKILRNSQDYVSKKYNLPHNALDLVFHGGSGSTLEEIREAISYGVIKMNIDTDLQYAFTEGVRDYMKAKSAYLQGQIGNPEGPEAPNKKYYDPRVWLREGEKTFVTRLKKAFEDLNNVNTL
- a CDS encoding Bax inhibitor-1/YccA family protein, which translates into the protein MGYNSNYDSYNTNYQSPQIVSYATNEAQATFYRKTYSHVAMALLAFIAVEAILLNVVPESLIISMVSGKWVWLLILGGFWLGSILASKWTQAQDKNTQYMGLGLYVLLEAVIFMPIIFLAMYFTDGTAILSQAGIITLALFGGLTAVVFLTRVDFSFLRSILVIGGFVALGLIVAGAIFGFDLGLWFSVAMVALAAGGILYETYNIKNVYSTDQYVGAALQLFSSIMLLFWYILRILMSRRD
- a CDS encoding ABC transporter permease, translating into MKVLSFILQKEFKQIFRDKTILAMMLVAPMMQLIILPLVANFDVKNINLVYIDHDQSTYSHQLIQKITASGYFKLVEAPFSYKEGIALIEDGKADVVLEVPEGFERNLVREGKQTLGLSIDAINGSKSSLGGAYLLSVIRDFNTQLDVNVKAPQRIGNVAKIGVESTHWYNPYMQYTRYIVPGILAILLTIIGGFLSALNVVKEKEIGTIEQINVTPIKKWQFILGKLIPFLVVGLILFTLGLTVMYVIYGIFPAGNLLTLYAFATMYLIAILGFGLLVSTYADSQLQAMFIAYFFIMIFLLMSGFLTSVDSMPAWSQQVSNAIPVTHFVNAVRLIVLKGSSFEQLHIEFLYLVGFAVLLNSWAIWNYKKTS
- a CDS encoding ABC transporter permease, which encodes MAIRPPINMKQLIAFIRKEFYHVFRDRRTLLILFGIPIAQIILFGQALSSEVKNIGIAVLDEANNTYSQEITHRLQASPYFKLKEPLFRYDQVEDQFKRGTIKAALIFPPDFGKDLYTSSGTSLQLITDGSDPNTAKTVQNYLSAMVASYQQELNPAVQLPYQITVENRMLYNEEQNGSMNFVPGVIALVFMIVSTALTSVAVVREKELGTMEILLVSPFKPIMILIAKAVPYLILSLINFTVILLLSVYMLDVPIRGNLLLLYAESTLFIIICLSLGLLISTVTASQQTAMLIAMMGMMLPTAFFTGFMFPIENMPLVFQGISKVFPSSYYYAIVKKVMLKGLDFTYVWKETLILIAMAVIFLSLAMKKFKIRLQ
- a CDS encoding ABC transporter ATP-binding protein yields the protein MKKNLNTTSTPYNGLFPLLGRGGTGVRTAIQCNNLTKQFGDFKAVNNISLTVEKGEIFGFLGANGAGKTTAIRIFCGLSYPTSGEATVAGFDVYREQEQIKKHIGYMSQKFSLYDNLTVQENITFYGGVYGLSRKEIKTRSTDLITKLGLEAEANKLVGSLPLGWKQKLAFSVAIFHRPEIVFLDEPTGGVDPITRRQFWDMIYEASAQGITVFVTTHYMDEAEYCHRISIMVDGKVEAMDTPTHLKSQFNTHSMDEVFYQLARKAKRNE